The following proteins come from a genomic window of Geomonas sp. RF6:
- the metF gene encoding methylenetetrahydrofolate reductase [NAD(P)H] produces the protein MRIIDKINEGKQFFSLEFFPPKERADWPAFFEVADRLSRLEPLFASVTYGAGGSTQRDTLEIVTRLKKEHGLETMAHLTCIGAYRGALEKFLDDLAEAEVYNVLAMRGDRPKDAPPEFSVCRTLLHASDLTAFIRASRPDFCIGVAGYPETHPEAESAAKDLEYLKLKLDEGGDFVITQLFFDNSLYFDFVKRARAIGITKPIVPGILPVVSLKVVQRIASLCGSTIPAEFMAQLEEADRRGGADAVLEVGVAHARKQAQDLLAAGVPGVHLYTLNRADAIINIVDGLMEEPGREALQAKG, from the coding sequence ATGAGGATCATCGACAAGATAAATGAGGGCAAGCAGTTCTTTTCCCTGGAGTTTTTCCCGCCGAAGGAGCGCGCCGACTGGCCGGCTTTCTTCGAGGTCGCCGACAGGCTTTCACGCCTCGAGCCGCTCTTTGCCTCCGTCACCTACGGGGCAGGGGGGAGCACCCAGCGCGACACGCTGGAGATCGTGACCCGCCTCAAGAAGGAGCACGGCCTGGAGACGATGGCGCACCTTACCTGCATCGGTGCGTATCGCGGCGCACTGGAGAAGTTCCTCGACGATCTTGCCGAGGCAGAGGTGTACAACGTCCTCGCCATGCGCGGCGACCGCCCTAAGGACGCGCCCCCCGAGTTCTCCGTCTGTCGCACGCTGCTGCACGCCTCCGATCTCACCGCCTTTATCCGTGCCTCCCGTCCCGACTTCTGCATCGGCGTCGCCGGCTACCCCGAAACGCACCCGGAGGCCGAGAGCGCCGCGAAAGACCTGGAGTACCTGAAGCTGAAGCTCGATGAGGGGGGGGACTTCGTGATCACCCAGCTCTTCTTCGACAACTCCCTCTACTTCGATTTCGTCAAACGTGCGCGCGCCATCGGTATCACCAAGCCGATCGTCCCCGGGATACTCCCGGTGGTGAGCCTGAAGGTAGTCCAGCGCATCGCATCGCTCTGCGGGTCCACCATTCCCGCGGAGTTCATGGCCCAGCTCGAGGAGGCTGATCGGCGCGGCGGCGCGGACGCAGTCCTGGAGGTCGGCGTGGCACACGCAAGGAAGCAGGCTCAGGACCTCCTTGCTGCCGGGGTGCCGGGGGTGCATCTCTATACGCTGAACCGCGCAGACGCTATTATTAATATAGTGGATGGGCTGATGGAAGAGCCGGGGCGGGAAGCGTTGCAGGCGAAAGGGTAG
- a CDS encoding NAD(P)H-quinone oxidoreductase: MKAVLMEGFGGREVLRVGDAPKPAPKENQVLVRVMATSVNRPDLVQREGKYPPPPGESEILGLEVAGIVEEVGPGVSAWQPGDRVMSLVGGGGYAEYATPYANHLMRIPETMSFEEAACVCETYITAFLNVLVLGALKEGETALLHGGGGGVNTAAIQLCRALVPSSRLIVTASPGKVERVKELGADLVINYRESDFAEVIKEYTGKKGVDVILDHIGAKYFSSNMNSLAVKGRLVVIGVTSGITGELNLAMMMVKRQQIIGSVLRARPVAEKGDIVALFAERALPKLADRTVVPIVHQVFPLEQVREAHALMEESGHFGKIVLRVA, encoded by the coding sequence ATGAAGGCTGTGCTGATGGAGGGATTTGGCGGCAGGGAAGTGCTGAGGGTAGGGGATGCGCCGAAACCGGCTCCGAAGGAGAATCAGGTTCTGGTGCGGGTGATGGCAACCTCGGTGAACCGGCCGGACCTGGTGCAGCGGGAAGGGAAGTACCCTCCGCCGCCGGGGGAGTCGGAGATTCTCGGGCTGGAGGTGGCCGGCATCGTCGAAGAGGTCGGCCCCGGCGTCAGCGCGTGGCAGCCGGGGGACCGGGTGATGTCACTCGTCGGCGGAGGGGGGTATGCGGAATATGCCACCCCCTATGCGAATCACCTGATGCGGATTCCCGAGACCATGAGCTTCGAGGAAGCCGCCTGCGTCTGCGAGACCTATATCACTGCTTTTCTAAACGTCCTCGTTCTCGGCGCGCTGAAAGAGGGGGAGACAGCCCTCCTGCATGGAGGCGGAGGCGGAGTCAACACGGCCGCTATCCAGCTCTGCCGAGCGCTCGTTCCCTCCAGCAGGCTCATTGTGACCGCTTCCCCCGGGAAGGTGGAGCGGGTAAAAGAGCTCGGCGCCGACCTGGTGATCAACTACCGTGAAAGCGATTTTGCGGAGGTCATAAAGGAGTACACCGGGAAGAAGGGGGTAGATGTCATCCTCGACCACATCGGGGCGAAATACTTCTCGTCAAACATGAATTCGCTGGCCGTGAAGGGGCGACTGGTGGTGATAGGGGTGACGTCGGGGATAACGGGGGAGCTCAATCTGGCAATGATGATGGTGAAGAGGCAGCAGATCATCGGGAGCGTGCTGCGGGCGCGGCCAGTAGCCGAGAAGGGGGATATAGTGGCGCTCTTTGCCGAGCGGGCGCTTCCGAAGCTGGCGGATCGCACCGTGGTGCCGATAGTCCACCAGGTCTTTCCGCTGGAGCAGGTGAGAGAGGCGCACGCCCTCATGGAGGAGAGCGGGCACTTCGGAAAGATCGTGCTGCGGGTGGCGTAG
- a CDS encoding ABC-F family ATP-binding cassette domain-containing protein, with amino-acid sequence MISASNVTLAYGKRVLFKDVNIKFLPGNCYGLIGANGAGKSTFLKILSGEIEADKGEIIVGPRERIAVLKQDQFAFDEYTVFDTVIMGHAKLHQIMTERDAIYSKEEFTEEDGIRSAELEAEFAEMNGYEAESEAAVLLNGLGITEEMRTKKMKELEGGEKVRVLLAQALFGNPDVLLLDEPTNHLDLKSIAWLEEFLYRFQNTVIVVSHDRHFLNQVCTHIADIDFSRIQVYVGNYDFWYQASQLQLKQRQDENRKVTDKANELKEFIQRFSSNASKAKQATSRKKLLEKLTLEDMPVSSRKYPYVVFKPERPCGDIILEVKGLSKEVEGVQLFKDLDLTVRKGDKIAFIGGNSLAKTTLFQILAGELEPDAGTFRWGVTITNAYFPKENGEYFKNDLNLIEWLGQYSPPTEGESFARGFLGRMLFSGEEAMKKTSVLSGGERVRCMLSRMMLTGANALILDEPTNHLDLESITALNNGLIAFNEVVLFASHDHEFVSTVANRIVEITPKGIIDRIMGFDDYLESAEVVAAREALCEGHAELSL; translated from the coding sequence ATGATCAGCGCATCGAACGTCACCCTCGCCTACGGCAAAAGGGTGCTCTTTAAGGACGTCAATATAAAGTTTCTGCCCGGGAACTGCTACGGGCTCATCGGCGCCAACGGCGCCGGCAAGTCGACCTTTCTGAAGATCCTTTCCGGCGAGATCGAAGCGGACAAGGGAGAGATCATCGTCGGGCCGCGCGAGAGGATCGCCGTCCTCAAGCAGGACCAGTTCGCCTTTGACGAGTATACCGTTTTCGACACCGTCATCATGGGGCACGCGAAGCTGCACCAGATCATGACCGAGCGCGACGCGATCTACTCCAAGGAGGAGTTTACCGAAGAAGACGGCATCCGCTCCGCCGAGCTCGAGGCGGAATTCGCCGAGATGAACGGCTACGAGGCGGAATCCGAAGCCGCCGTCCTCCTGAACGGCCTCGGCATCACCGAGGAGATGCGCACAAAGAAGATGAAGGAGCTGGAAGGTGGCGAAAAGGTGCGGGTGCTTCTGGCCCAGGCCCTCTTCGGCAACCCAGACGTCCTTCTTCTGGACGAGCCTACCAACCACCTCGACCTGAAGTCGATCGCCTGGCTGGAGGAGTTCCTGTACCGCTTCCAGAACACGGTCATCGTGGTCTCCCACGACCGCCACTTCCTGAACCAGGTCTGCACCCACATCGCCGACATCGACTTCAGCCGCATCCAAGTGTACGTGGGGAACTACGACTTCTGGTACCAGGCGAGCCAGCTACAGCTGAAGCAGCGCCAGGACGAAAACCGGAAGGTAACGGACAAGGCGAACGAACTGAAGGAGTTCATCCAGCGCTTCAGCTCCAACGCCTCGAAGGCAAAGCAGGCGACCTCGAGGAAGAAGCTTCTGGAGAAGCTCACCCTGGAAGACATGCCGGTCTCCTCCCGCAAGTACCCGTACGTGGTGTTCAAGCCGGAGCGTCCCTGCGGCGACATCATCCTTGAAGTGAAGGGGCTCAGCAAGGAAGTCGAGGGTGTGCAGCTCTTCAAGGACCTCGACCTTACCGTCAGGAAAGGGGACAAGATCGCCTTCATCGGCGGGAACTCCCTTGCCAAGACCACCCTTTTCCAGATCCTCGCAGGAGAGCTGGAGCCGGACGCCGGTACCTTCCGCTGGGGGGTCACCATCACCAACGCCTACTTCCCTAAGGAGAACGGCGAGTACTTCAAGAATGACCTCAACCTCATCGAGTGGCTCGGCCAGTACTCCCCCCCGACCGAAGGGGAGAGCTTCGCCCGCGGCTTCCTGGGGCGCATGCTCTTTTCCGGGGAAGAGGCGATGAAGAAGACGAGCGTTCTTTCCGGTGGAGAGCGGGTTCGCTGCATGCTTTCGAGGATGATGCTGACCGGCGCGAACGCGCTGATCCTCGACGAGCCGACGAACCACCTCGATCTTGAATCGATCACCGCGCTCAACAACGGGCTGATCGCCTTCAATGAAGTGGTTCTCTTCGCCTCCCACGACCACGAGTTCGTCTCGACGGTGGCAAACAGGATCGTGGAGATCACGCCCAAGGGGATCATCGACCGGATCATGGGCTTTGACGACTACCTGGAGAGCGCCGAAGTAGTGGCCGCACGCGAGGCGCTGTGCGAGGGACACGCGGAGTTGAGCCTGTAG